From a region of the Deinococcus terrestris genome:
- a CDS encoding ABC-F family ATP-binding cassette domain-containing protein codes for MPPLLTADSLTVTFGERAVLREVSLAVGSGDRLALLGRNGAGKTTLLRVLTGEVVPEEGTLWRREGLRMAVLAQHHVHPPGRTVREMVDAAHPYRALETELLALEVNLGDPATLAAWSALHARLEDADAYRWPARAARVLGMLDLTRFLHREAATLSGGERTRLALALALAREPDLLLLDEPTNHLDIRMREWLEGWLRDFSGGVLLTSHDRDFLDAVATRSLWLEGGEAREYPGGYSRAREQRELERRTQSKAARLGQQEAARLSGSAERLDEWGRRSRAIKTRAGRVPVTEAPLPERQIRMRLLAGTARAPLVAWGEHLSKYYGERGVLRDVAFKLRQGDRVALMGANGTGKTTLMRLLAGELHPDPGPPEPVLRVANGVTVASLDQTWHGLTPGEGLRAQFERRFGARANALLGRAGFTADDWPKTPEVLSGGERARAGLALVSALRSDLLLLDEPTNHLDVEALQALEGAVHAYGGAVVIVTHDRRFAREVANRLWVIEEGTLREPQGWGSREYADPARTLEGDPPPPPPPPTARQRLVPVENQLADVRRQLDAPPGTLTGREEARLRAQAHRLQGHLYDLYAEVHAAPQYDAEVREGPLRVRGQRLGERGGMVWAAHDETCPHLAWDGETLRFSAPPPAWYGAALLGGALRILFERWNVGRARLGDGGPVLRRRAYFERVGLVAGSGSGDHGPPHPPGDQPPAPPRYTPRHE; via the coding sequence GTGCCGCCTCTCCTGACCGCCGATTCGCTCACCGTCACCTTCGGGGAACGGGCGGTGCTGCGCGAGGTGTCGCTGGCGGTGGGGAGCGGCGACCGCCTCGCCCTGCTGGGGCGCAACGGGGCGGGCAAGACCACGCTGCTGCGGGTGCTGACCGGAGAGGTCGTGCCCGAGGAGGGCACCCTCTGGCGGCGCGAGGGGCTGCGGATGGCCGTGCTGGCGCAGCATCACGTTCACCCGCCGGGCCGGACCGTGCGCGAGATGGTGGACGCGGCGCACCCCTACCGGGCACTGGAAACCGAGCTGCTCGCGCTGGAGGTGAACCTGGGGGACCCCGCGACCCTCGCCGCGTGGTCGGCCCTGCACGCCCGGCTGGAGGACGCCGACGCTTACCGCTGGCCTGCCCGCGCCGCGCGGGTGCTGGGGATGCTGGACCTGACCCGCTTCCTGCACCGGGAGGCAGCCACCCTCTCGGGCGGCGAGCGCACCCGGCTGGCGCTGGCCCTCGCGCTCGCGCGGGAACCCGACCTGCTGCTCCTCGACGAGCCGACCAACCACCTCGACATCCGGATGCGCGAGTGGCTGGAAGGCTGGCTGCGCGACTTTTCGGGCGGCGTGCTGCTCACCAGCCACGACCGCGATTTTCTGGACGCCGTGGCGACCCGCAGCCTGTGGCTGGAAGGTGGCGAGGCCCGCGAGTATCCCGGTGGCTACTCCCGCGCCCGCGAGCAGCGTGAGCTGGAACGCCGCACGCAGTCCAAAGCCGCCCGACTGGGCCAGCAGGAGGCCGCCCGGTTGAGCGGAAGCGCCGAGCGGCTCGACGAGTGGGGCCGCCGGTCCCGTGCGATCAAGACGCGGGCGGGACGTGTGCCCGTGACCGAAGCGCCCCTCCCCGAGCGCCAGATTCGGATGCGCCTGCTGGCGGGCACGGCGCGGGCACCGCTGGTGGCCTGGGGCGAGCACCTCTCCAAGTATTACGGCGAGCGGGGGGTGCTGCGGGACGTGGCCTTCAAGCTGCGGCAGGGCGACCGGGTGGCCCTGATGGGCGCGAACGGCACCGGCAAGACCACGCTAATGCGTCTGCTGGCGGGGGAGCTGCACCCCGACCCCGGTCCCCCCGAGCCGGTGCTGCGGGTGGCGAACGGGGTCACGGTCGCCTCCCTCGACCAGACCTGGCACGGCCTGACCCCCGGTGAGGGGCTGCGGGCACAGTTCGAGCGCCGCTTCGGGGCACGGGCAAACGCGCTGCTGGGCCGCGCCGGATTCACCGCCGACGACTGGCCCAAGACCCCGGAGGTCCTGTCGGGCGGCGAGCGGGCGCGGGCGGGCCTCGCGCTCGTGAGTGCGCTGCGCTCGGACCTGCTGCTGCTGGACGAACCCACCAACCACCTCGACGTGGAGGCGTTGCAGGCGCTGGAGGGGGCCGTTCACGCCTATGGCGGCGCGGTCGTCATCGTGACCCACGACCGCCGCTTTGCCCGCGAGGTCGCCAATCGCCTGTGGGTGATTGAGGAGGGGACTCTGCGCGAGCCGCAGGGCTGGGGGTCGCGCGAGTACGCCGACCCCGCCCGCACGCTGGAGGGCGACCCGCCGCCCCCTCCACCGCCGCCCACCGCCCGGCAACGGCTGGTGCCCGTCGAGAACCAACTGGCGGACGTACGCCGCCAACTCGACGCCCCCCCCGGCACCCTGACGGGCCGCGAGGAGGCCCGCTTGCGGGCGCAGGCCCACCGCCTTCAGGGGCACCTCTACGACCTCTACGCCGAGGTTCACGCCGCCCCCCAGTACGACGCGGAGGTGCGCGAGGGGCCGCTGCGGGTGCGGGGGCAGCGCTTGGGCGAGCGGGGCGGCATGGTCTGGGCCGCCCACGACGAGACGTGCCCCCACCTCGCCTGGGACGGCGAGACGCTGCGCTTCTCGGCCCCGCCGCCCGCGTGGTACGGGGCGGCGCTGCTGGGCGGGGCGCTACGGATTCTCTTCGAGCGCTGGAACGTGGGCCGGGCGCGGCTGGGCGACGGCGGGCCGGTGCTGCGGCGGCGGGCGTATTTCGAGCGAGTGGGGCTGGTGGCGGGGAGCGGCAGCGGGGACCACGGTCCCCCACACCCCCCAGGCGACCAGCCCCCCGCCCCACCCCGCTATACTCCCCGGCATGAGTGA